A window of the Hevea brasiliensis isolate MT/VB/25A 57/8 chromosome 6, ASM3005281v1, whole genome shotgun sequence genome harbors these coding sequences:
- the LOC131168721 gene encoding uncharacterized protein LOC131168721: MQILDMKAVRSFCTHKHFFFLNPTRTLRPFSLHHRQFHPTSHRFCAGESALGSHSSITDSDSGETRNGNGTESARQVWSIYGSVSSSINKGDEQEFKPGLSNFSTEFVGTDVETTYGSARKGNLSEGDSVHLDLESSDEEINNLSKENIYSGLKTEKLSDRDKIRMGLVHYSHENEDFLNEKRYGGLKKTDLLKEVGAGKIVGSRKKGKSKIIYVCENCGYEDGQWWGICRECRLAGTMKQFIERDVGSAGKVSGMGVSENAVRSWLPQKVGDAQPLKLKDVNQKMDQLNWRIPLPGLFGSEVARVLGGGLVPGSLILVGGDPGVGKSTLLLQIAAIIAEGQDIGKQTPVVYVSGEESIEQIVNRADRIRIGVEEIFLYSSTDIEDILGKIQPLFPRALIIDSIQTVYIQGVTGSAGGLSQVKECTSALLRFAKKTKIPVLLIGHVTKSGDIAGPRVLEHIVDVVLYLEGEKHSTHRLLRPVKNRFGSTDELGVFEMSQSGLQAVSNPSEIFLSEQYLGSEILVGLAVAVIMDGSRSFLLEIQALCATGSSVSRHVNGVQASRADMIISVLKKQAGLMLQENSIFLNVVSGVTLTETAGDLAIAAAICSSFLEFPIPNNVAFIGEIGLGGELRTVPRMEKRVNTVAKLGYKMCIVPKSAEKYLSTVGFEGLKVIGCSNLRQVIDTVFTRQN; encoded by the exons ATGCAAATCCTTGACATGAAAGCCGTAAGGTCATTCTGCACACACAAACACTTTTTCTTCTTAAACCCCACCAGAACCCTCAGGCCTTTCTCCCTGCATCACCGTCAATTCCATCCCACCTCCCATCGTTTCTGCGCCGGAGAGTCCGCTCTTGGTTCCCACTCCTCCATAACCGACTCTGATTCTGGCGAGACAAGGAATGGTAATGGTACTGAGAGTGCCCGTCAAGTTTGGAGTATTTATGGTTCAGTCTCGTCGAGCATAAATAAGGGCGATGAGCAAGAATTCAAGCCTGGATTGTCAAATTTCTCAACGGAATTTGTGGGTACCGATGTAGAGACGACTTATGGGAGCGCAAGAAAGGGAAATTTGAGTGAAGGGGACAGTGTTCATTTGGACTTGGAGAGTTCTGACGAAGAAATAAACAATTTATCGAAGGAAAACATTTATAGCGGTTTGAAGACAGAGAAATTGAGTGATAGAGACAAAATCCGGATGGGGTTAGTGCATTATAGTCATGAAAATGAGGATTTTCTGAACGAAAAGAGGTATGGGGGTTTGAAGAAGACCGATTTGCTCAAGGAAGTGGGAGCTGGGAAGATAGTTGGGAGTAGAAAGAAGGGAAAGAGTAAAATTATTTATGTTTGCGAGAATTGTGGGTATGAAGATGGGCAATGGTGGGGAATCTGTCGAGAATGTCGCCTGGCAGGAACAATGAAGCAGTTTATAGAAAGGGATGTTGGGAGTGCGGGTAAAGTAAGTGGGATGGGGGTTTCTGAAAATGCAGTGCGGTCTTGGCTACCACAGAAAGTTGGTGACGCACAACCGTTGAAGTTGAAAGATGTGAACCAGAAGATGGATCAGTTGAATTGGAGGATTCCTTT GCCTGGACTCTTTGGAAGTGAAGTTGCTAGGGTACTTGGTGGTGGTCTTGTTCCAG GTTCTTTGATTTTGGTTGGTGGTGATCCTGGGGTTGGCAAGAGCACCCTATTATTGCAG ATTGCTGCAATAATTGCTGAAGGACAAGACATAGGCAAACAAACTCCAGTTGTGTATGTCTCTGGAGAAGAG AGTATTGAGCAAATTGTTAACAGGGCCGACCGCATAAGGATTGGAGTGGAGGAAATATTTTTGTATTCAAGTACTgatattgag GACATATTAGGGAAAATTCAGCCTCTATTCCCCCGTGCTCTAATTATTGATTCAATTCAAACAGTTTATATACAAGGAGTCACTGGAAGTGCTGGAGGATTGTCTCAG GTTAAGGAATGCACATCAGCTTTGCTGCGTTTTGCCAAGAAGACAAAAATACCAGTTCTTTTG atTGGACACGTGACCAAATCTGGAGATATAGCAGGGCCTCGGGTCTTGGAGCACATCGTTGATGTTGTTTTATATTTGGAA GGTGAGAAGCATTCAACTCATCGCTTACTTCGGCCTGTGAAGAATCGCTTTGGATCCACTGATGAG CTTGGAGTATTTGAAATGTCACAATCAGGTCTGCAAGCTGTTTCAAATCCAAGTGAGATATTCTTAAGTGAGCAGTACTTGGGTTCAGAGATTTTAGTTGGGCTAGCTGTTGCAGTAATAATGGATGGATCTCGAAGTTTCCTTCTTGAAattcag GCTTTATGTGCCACTGGTTCATCAGTTTCAAGGCATGTTAATGGGGTACAAGCTAGCAGAGCTGACATGATTATATCA GTTCTTAAGAAGCAAGCTGGTTTAATGCTCCAAGAGAAC AGTATCTTTTTAAATGTTGTTAGTGGAGTGACATTGACTGAGACTGCTGGAGATCTTGCAATAGCAGCTGCAATTTGCAGTAG TTTCTTGGAGTTCCCTATTCCCAATAACGTTGCATTTATTGGAGAAATTGGCCTTGGTGGTGAGCTACGCACG GTACCTAGAATGGAGAAAAGAGTAAATACAGTGGCCAAACTGGGATACAAAATGTGTATTGTTCCCAAATCAGCTGAAAAATATCTATCAACTGTAGGTTTTGAGGGGCTAAAAGTCATCGGCTGTTCTAATCTGAGACAAGTCATTGACACTGTTTTCACGAGACAAAATTGA
- the LOC110645731 gene encoding ATP-dependent 6-phosphofructokinase 6, with protein MDTISSSASLSTPRFRCFDPTNSYHSTTTVNHRPYFLTFSANSTTASTRDCSSKDAMKNSTKYEPKIITGDDGYVLEDVPHLTDHISDLPTYPNPLQDNPSYSVVKQYFVNADDTVAQKIVVQKDSLRGTHFRRAGPRQKVYFESDEVHACIVTCGGLCPGLNTVIRELVCGLYHMYGVNRVLGIEGGYRGFYARNTVSLSPKVVNDIHKRGGTILGTSRGGYDTSKIVDSIQDRGINQVYIIGGDGTQRGASVIFEEIRRRGLKVAVVGIPKTIDNDIPVIDKSFGFDTAVEEAQRAINAAHVEAESFENGIGVVKLMGRYSGFIAMYATLASRDVDCCLIPESPFYLEGPGGLFEFIRKRLKEHGHMVIVIAEGAGQELLCESMRAMDQQDASGNKLLQDVGLWISQKIKDDFANREKMNITLKYIDPTYMIRAIPSNASDNVYCTLLAHSAIHGAMAGYTGFTVGPVNGRHAYIPFHRVTERQNKVVITDRMWARLLSSTNQPSFVNPKQVIKDKDIVDEEPRSQLLNGENHIDTLTTQERV; from the exons ATGGATACCATTTCAAGCTCAGCTTCACTCTCAACTCCGCGGTTCCGGTGCTTCGATCCTACAAACTCTTATCATTCAACAACAACAGTCAATCACAGGCCTTATTTCTTGACCTTCTCTGCAAATTCTACCACCGCTAGTACCAGAGATTGCTCTTCCAAGGACGCCATGAAAAATTCTACAAAATACGAGCCCAAGATCATCACCGGTGACGATGGCTACGTTCTTGAAGACGTTCCTCACTTGACAGATCACATATCTGATCTCCCT ACATATCCCAATCCATTACAAGACAATCCTTCCTATTCAGTTGTCAA GCAGTATTTCGTTAATGCGGATGATACTGTAGCCCAGAAG ATTGTTGTACAGAAAGACAGTCTAAGAGGAACTCACTTTAGACGTGCTGGGCCTCGTCAAAAG GTGTACTTTGAGTCAGATGAAGTGCACGCATGTATTGTAACATGTGGTGGTCTATGCCCTGGTTTAAACACAGTGATTAGAGAATTAGTGTGTGGCTTGTATCACATGTATGGTGTTAACAGAGTTCTTGGGATAGAG GGAGGATACAGAGGCTTTTATGCTCGGAATACAGTTTCCCTGTCACCGAAGGTTGTGAATGATATCCATAAACGTGGTGGCACCATCCTTGGGACGTCTAGAGGAGGCTATGATACCTCCAAGATAGTTGACAGCATCCAGGACAGGGGCATCAATCAG GTTTATATAATTGGAGGAGATGGAACTCAAAGAGGGGCTTCAGTGATTTTTGAG GAAATTAGAAGACGTGGCCTCAAAGTTGCTGTGGTTGGAATTCCAAAGACAATTGACAATGACATTCCG GTTATAGACAAGTCCTTCGGTTTTGATACTGCTGTTGAGGAGGCTCAACGAGCTATTAATGCGGCCCATGTTGAGGCTGAGAGCTTTGAGAATGGTATAGGTGTTGTCAAGTTAATGGGACGGTACAGTG GATTTATTGCAATGTATGCTACTCTTGCCAGCCGAGATGTGGACTGTTGCTTAATTCCAGAATCACCCTTTTACCTTGAAGGCCCTGGTGGACTTTTTGAATTCATTAGAAAAAGACTAAAAGAACATGGGCACATGGTTATTGTAATTGCTGAAGGTGCAGGACAAGAGCTTCTTTGTGAAAGTATGCGTGCTATGGACCAGCAGGATGCTTCAGGAAACAAGTTACTCCAAGATGTTGGTTTGTGGATATCCCAGAAAATTAAA GATGACTTTGCAAACAGGGAAAAGATGAATATAACTCTCAAATACATTG ATCCCACTTACATGATCCGTGCTATTCCAAGCAATGCGTCTGACAATGTGTACTGCACTCTACTAGCTCACAGTGCCATTCATGGTGCAATGGCAGGATATACAGGGTTCACAGTTGGCCCTGTTAATGGAAGACATGCTTACATACCATTTCAT CGGGTGACTGAGAGACAGAACAAGGTTGTAATTACTGATAGAATGTGGGCAAGACTTCTGTCGTCAACAAATCAGCCAAGCTTTGTGAATCCTAAACAAGTAATTAAAGATAAAGACATTGTAGATGAAGAACCACGGAGCCAATTACTAAATGGGGAAAATCACATCGATACGCTGACAACCCAGGAAAGGGTTTAA